In one window of Lynx canadensis isolate LIC74 chromosome B3, mLynCan4.pri.v2, whole genome shotgun sequence DNA:
- the JAG2 gene encoding LOW QUALITY PROTEIN: protein jagged-2 (The sequence of the model RefSeq protein was modified relative to this genomic sequence to represent the inferred CDS: inserted 1 base in 1 codon; deleted 1 base in 1 codon): protein MGYFELQLSALRNVNGELLSGACCDGDGRTTRAGGCGHDECDTYVRVCLKEYQAKVTPTGPCSYGHGATPVLGGNSFYLPPAGAAGDRARARARAGGDKDPGLVVIPFQFAWPRSFTLIVEAWDWDNDTTPDEELLIERVSHAGMINPEDRWKSLHFSGHVAHLELQIRVRCDENYYSATCNKFCRPRDDFFGHYTCDQYGNKACMDGWMGRECKEAVCKQGCNLLHGGCAVPGECRCSYGWQGRFCDECVPYPGCVHGSCVDPWQCNCETNWGGLLCNKDLNYCGSHHPCTNGGTCINAEPDQYHCACPDGYSGKNCERAEHACASDPCANGGSCHEVPSGFECHCPSGWSGPTCALDIDECASNPCAAGGTCVDQVDGFECICPEQWVGATCQLDIKDCRGQCQHGGICKDLATGYQCVCPRGFGGRHCELQLNSCASNPCHGGLCEDLGDGFRCRCSKGTSGPLCEVDVDFCQPSPCRNGARCYNLEGDYYCACPDDVGGKNCSVPRESCPGGACRVIDGCGFESESRVAGRAPSGVCGPHGHCVSLPGGNFSCVCDSGFTGAYCHENIDDCLGQPCRNGGTCIDEVDAFRCFCPSGWEGELCDTNPNDCLPDPCHSRGRCYDLVNDFYCACDDGWKGKTCHSREFQCDAYTCSNGGTCYDSGDTFRCACPPGWKGSTCNIAENSSCLPNPCVNGGTCVGSGDSFSCICRDGWEGRTCTHNTNDCNPLPCYNGGVCVDGVNWFRCECAPGFAGPDCRINIDECQSSPCAYGATCVDEINGYRCSCPPGRAGPRCQEVIVFGRSCWSQGVPFPHGGSWVEDCNSCRCVDGRRDCSKVWCGRKPCLLAGRPDTLSDQCPPGQRCQEKAPGQCLQPPCAAWGECGADEPLLPSTLCLPRSSHLDNNCARLTLHFNRDQVPQGTTVGAICSGIRALPATRAAARDRLLVLLCDRPSSGASAVEVAVSFSPARDLPDSGLIQSAAHAIVAAITQRGNSSLLLAITEVKVETVVVGGSSVGLLVPVLCGVFSVLCLACVVVCVWWTRKRRKERERSRLPREESANNQWAPLNPIRNPIERPGVGGHKDALYPCKNFTPPPRRVGELLPGPAGCRAGGGEDDDDEEPGRAEGXLPGGREVPLPQIHQRPQLLPGRPARWASGPKVDNRAVRSASDSRHAGPE, encoded by the exons CGCTCCTTCACCCTCATCGTGGAGGCCTGGGACTGGGACAATGACACCACCCCGGATG AGGAGCTGCTGATCGAGCGGGTGTCGCACGCGGGCATGATCAACCCCGAGGACCGCTGGAAGAGCCTGCACTTCAGCGGCCACGTGGCGCACCTGGAGCTGCAGATCCGCGTGCGCTGCGACGAGAACTATTACAGCGCCACGTGCAACAAGTTCTGCCGGCCGCGCGACGACTTCTTCGGCCACTACACCTGCGACCAGTACGGCAACAAAGCCTGCATGGACGGCTGGATGGGCCGGGAGTGCAAGGAGG CGGTGTGTAAACAGGGGTGTAATCTGCTCCACGGGGGGTGTGCCGTGCCCGGGGAATGCAG GTGCAGCTACGGCTGGCAGGGGCGGTTCTGCGACGAGTGCGTCCCATACCCTGGCTGTGTCCACGGCAGCTGTGTGGATCCCTGGCAGTGCAATTGTGAGACCAACTGGGGCGGTCTGCTCTGCAACAAAG ACCTGAACTACTGCGGCAGCCACCACCCTTGCACCAACGGGGGCACGTGCATCAACGCCGAGCCCGACCAGTACCACTGCGCCTGTCCCGATGGCTACTCGGGGAAGAACTGTGAGCGGG CCGAGCACGCCTGTGCCTCCGACCCGTGCGCCAACGGGGGCTCTTGTCACGAGGTGCCCTCTGGCTTCGAATGCCACTGCCCATCAGGCTGGAGCGGGCCCACCTGTGCTCTCG ACATCGACGAGTGTGCCTCCAACCCCTGCGCGGCAGGGGGCACCTGCGTGGACCAGGTGGACGGCTTCGAGTGCATCTGCCCCGAGCAGTGGGTGGGGGCCACCTGCCAGCTGG ACATCAAGGACTGTCGCGGGCAGTGTCAGCACGGTGGCATCTGCAAA GACCTGGCGACCGGCTACCAGTGTGTGTGCCCACGGGGCTTCGGCGGCCGGCACTGTGAGCTGCAGCTGAACTCGTGTGCCAGCAACCCCTGCCATGGTGGCCTCTGTGAGGACCTGGGGGACGGCTTCCGCTGCCGCTGCTCCAAGGGCACCTCGGGGCCGCTCTGCGAG GTAGACGTAGACTtctgccagcccagcccctgccggAACGGAGCTCGCTGCTACAACCTGGAGGGCGACTATTACTGCGCATGCCCCGACGACGTGGGCGGCAAGAACTGCTCTGTGCCCAGGGAGTCGTGCCCGGGCGGGGCCTGCAGAG TGATCGATGGGTGCGGGTTTGAGTCGGAGTCCAGAGTGGCGGGCAGGGCCCCTTCTGGTGTATGTGGTCCCCACGGACACTGCGTCAGCCTGCCTGGGGGCAACTTCTCCTGCGTGTGCGACAGCGGCTTCACGGGCGCCTACTGCCATGAGA ACATCGACGATTGCCTGGGGCAGCCGTGCCGCAATGGGGGCACGTGCATCGATGAGGTGGACGCATTCCGCTGCTTCTGCCCCAGCGGCTGGGAGGGCGAGCTCTGTGACACTA ATCCCAACGACTGCCTTCCCGATCCCTGCCACAGCCGCGGCCGCTGCTACGACCTGGTCAACGACTTCTATTGCGCCTGTGACGACGGCTGGAAGGGCAAGACCTGCCACTCGC GCGAGTTCCAGTGTGATGCCTACACCTGTAGCAACGGTGGCACGTGCTATGACAGCGGGGACACCTTCCGCTGTGCCTGCCCCCCGGGCTGGAAGGGCAGCACCTGCAACATAG CCGAGAACAGCAGCTGCCTGCCCAACCCCTGCGTGAACGGGGGCACCTGCGTGGGCAGCGGGGACTCCTTCTCCTGCATCTGCCGGGACGGCTGGGAGGGCCGCACCTGCACGCACA ATACCAACGACTGCAATCCCCTGCCTTG CTACAACGGTGGTGTCTGCGTTGACGGGGTCAACTGGTTCCGCTGCGAGTGTGCCCCTGGCTTCGCGGGTCCCGACTGCCGCATCA ATATCGACGAGTGCCAGTCCTCGCCTTGTGCCTACGGGGCCACGTGCGTGGATGAGATCAACGGCTATCGATGCAGCTGCCCGCCAGGCCGGGCCGGCCCACGGTGCCAGGAGG TGATTGTCTTTGGGAGGTCCTGCTGGTCACAGGGCGTACCCTTCCCGcacgggggctcctgggtggaggATTGTAACAGCTGCCGCTGCGTGGACGGTCGCCGGGACTGCAGCAAG GTGTGGTGCGGGCGGAAGCCTTGCCTGCTGGCCGGCCGGCCCGACACCCTAAGCGACCAGTGCCCGCCGGGGCAGCGGTGCCAGGAGAAGGCCCCTGGCCAGTGCCTGCAGCCACCCTGCGCGGCGTGGGGCGAGTGTGGCGCCGACGAGCCCCTGCTGCCCAGCACCCTGTGCTTGCCGCGCTCCAGCCACTTGGACAACAACTGTGCACGCCTCACTTTGCACTTCAACCGAGACCAAGTGCCCCAG gGCACCACCGTGGGCGCCATCTGCTCCGGGATCCGCGCCCTGCCCGCCACAAGGGCGGCGGCCCGTGACCGCCTGCTGGTGCTGCTCTGTGACCGGCCGTCTTCTGGGGCCAGCGCCGTCGAGGTGGCTGTG TCCTTCAGCCCCGCGAGGGACCTGCCCGACAGCGGCCTGATCCAGAGCGCGGCGCACGCCATCGTAGCCGCCATCACCCAGCGGGGCAACAGCTCGCTGCTGTTGGCGATCACCGAGGTCAAAGTGGAGACGGTGGTCGTGGGCGGCTCTTCCGTGG GTCTGCTGGTGCCGGTGCTGTGCGGCGTGTTCAGCGTGCTGTGTCTGGCGTGTGTGGTCGTTTGCGTGTGGTGGACCCGGAAGCGCAGGAAAGAGCGGGAGAGGAGCCGGCTGCCGCGGGAGGAGAGCGCCAACAACCAGTGGGCCCCTCTCAACCCCATCCGCAACCCCATCGAGCGGCCGGGCGTCGGCGGCCACAAAGACGCGCTGTACCCGTGCAAGAACTTCACGCCGCCGCCGCGCCGCGTGGGCGAGCTGCTGCCCGGGCCCGCGGGCTGCAGGGCAGGCGGGGGGGAGGACGACGACGACGAGGAGCCCGGCCGTGCCGAGG GACTGCCTGGAGGCCGAGAAGTTCCTCTCCCGCAAATTCACCAAAGACCCCAGCTGCTC CCCGGGAGGCCGGCCCGCTGGGCCTCGGGCCCCAAAGTGGACAACCGCGCGGTCAGGAGCGCCAGTGACTCGCGCCACGCCGGCCCGGAGTAG